One window of Equus asinus isolate D_3611 breed Donkey chromosome 7, EquAss-T2T_v2, whole genome shotgun sequence genomic DNA carries:
- the LOC123287414 gene encoding disintegrin and metalloproteinase domain-containing protein 20-like — MTDAAMNIHIQVFMGSFRGLELLGHTAPSLMGPSWAQAHKTGDLWLPLLWLFLSPVCCSHARPGWRFTSSEVVIPRKVSHRVSGAEIQGQLSYKIHFRGQRHVVHLKVKKSLLPRHFPVITDDDQGAMQEDYPYVPRDCYYYSYLEGVPGSMGTLDTCYGGLHGMLQVDDFTYEIKPLEASSKFEHVISLLVSEERSEVERCTIEEEDKDHAYEEATLAETPRAAPVYLWWPHRKYLKLHYTVTNSLYVLDRNQTRIVENVVLMNNIVDTIFRQAHYDVSIRVMCIWTRSDQIQLHTWPSAYAALSHFGIWKLQWWGYIRHDTSLLLTGHKLSGVTYYGIHNGICNPNWGVAYTFVGNYHIFLGAAIEAHTLCHVLGTGHDTSGCSCFRRASCVMAPQPGLLDMMSNCTYNRMLQRARGWDPCLGVKHPAYTNFPYVAPRCGDKIINMDEECDCGSLKACSMDKCCETHCALSSGSICSIGPCCIGCRYAQPGKVCRDTPGICDLPEFCNGTTHACPDDLYIQDGTPCSPLAVCVRGNCTDRDMQCQALFGHQVKDAAEVCYTKLNLIGDRFGNCGVRLIRGGSTSVPCEEDDLFCGMLHCTAVSQIPGGGEHTTFRHIIADNEKCFGYDVHDGAEIPEMGLVVDGATCGPGKYCLNQNCTFYQDINFDCDIKRCNFKGVCNNRKQCHCMDGWKPPSCEERGAGGSLDSGPPPDKTLRLQPKIIFALNKGIALLLIRFTLFGISILGGMCSKLEETLEKRTEEKTVEEGRQQPQHK, encoded by the coding sequence GCTCCCTCACTCATGGGGCCTTCCTGGGCCCAGGCCCATAAGACGGGCGATCTCTGGCTGCCTCTGCTCTGGCTGTTCCTGTCCCCGGTCTGCTGCTCCCATGCCCGACCAGGATGGCGCTTCACTTCCTCTGAAGTTGTGATCCCCAGGAAGGTCTCCCATAGGGTAAGTGGAGCTGAGATACAAGGCCAGCTTTCCTACAAGATTCACTTCAGGGGCCAAAGACATGTGGTTCACCTGAAAGTCAAGAAGAGCTTGCTGCCCAGACATTTTCCTGTTATCACCGATGACGACCAAGGTGCCATGCAGGAGGACTACCCTTATGTCCCCCGGGACTGTTACTACTACAGCTACCTGGAAGGGGTTCCTGGGTCTATGGGCACCCTGGACACCTGCTATGGGGGTCTGCATGGCATGCTGCAGGTGGATGACTTCACTTATGAGATCAAACCACTGGAGGCTTCTTCCAAATTTGAGCATGTGATTTCTCTGCTTGTGTCAGAAGAAAGATCAGAGGTGGAAAGGTGTACGATTGAGGAGGAAGATAAAGATCACGCATATGAAGAGGCAACACTTGCTGAAACTCCTAGAGCAGCCCCTGTGTATTTGTGGTGGCCACACAGGAAATACTTAAAACTTCACTACACGGTTACTAACTCACTATATGTTCTGGATAGAAACCAGACACGTATAGTAGAGAATGTAGTGCTTATGAACAACATAGTGGATACCATTTTCAGACAAGCTCATTACGATGTTTCCATACGTGTTATGTGCATATGGACTCGTTCAGATCAGATACAGTTACATACCTGGCCTAGTGCTTATGCAGCTTTAAGTCACTTTGGTATTTGGAAATTGCAATGGTGGGGGTATATTCGTCATGATACTTCACTGCTTCTTACAGGACATAAACTCAGTGGGGTCACATATTATGGTATCCATAATGGAATATGCAACCCCAATTGGGGAGTAGCATATACATTTGTAGGAAATTATCACATATTTTTAGGTGCAGCTATTGAAGCCCATACATTATGTCATGTACTCGGCACAGGGCATGACACATCTGGTTGTAGTTGTTTTCGGAGAGCTAGCTGTGTCATGGCTCCTCAGCCTGGTCTTCTAGATATGATGAGCAATTGTACATATAACAGAATGCTTCAACGGGCTAGAGGGTGGGATCCTTGTTTGGGTGTAAAACATCCAGCATACACAAATTTTCCTTATGTAGCTCCTCGTTGTGGTGACAAGATCATAAATATGGATGAAGAATGTGACTGTGGCTCCCTTAAAGCTTGTAGTATGGATAAATGTTGTGAGACCCATTGTGCCCTAAGCTCCGGTAGTATTTGTAGTATAGGACCTTGCTGCATTGGCTGTAGGTATGCTCAGCCTGGAAAGGTTTGCAGAGACACGCCTGGTATTTGTGATCTACCAGAATTCTGTAACGGGACAACACATGCTTGTCCAGATGACCTTTATATCCAGGATGGAACCCCATGTTCACCATTAGCTGTTTGTGTGAGAGGAAACTGTACTGACCGTGATATGCAGTGTCAAGCCCTTTTTGGCCACCAAGTAAAAGATGCTGCAGAAGTGTGCTATACAAAATTGAATCTAATTGGCGACCGATTTGGAAACTGTGGGGTGAGGTTGATACGAGGAGGATCAACCTCGGTGCCATGTGAAGAGGATGACCTTTTTTGTGGGATGCTACATTGTACTGCTGTCAGCCAAATTCCTGGTGGAGGTGAGCATACTACATTCCGTCATATAATAGCAGATAACGAAAAATGCTTTGGATACGATGTACACGATGGGGCAGAAATACCAGAAATGGGGCTTGTAGTGGATGGTGCAACATGTGGGCCaggaaaatattgtttaaatcaGAACTGTACTTTTTATCAAGACATTAATTTTGACTGTGATATCAAGAGATGCAATTTCAAAGGGGTGTGCAACAACAGGAAACAATGTCACTGTATGGACGGTTGGAAACCACCATCATGCgaagagagaggagcaggtgGTAGCCTAGATAGTGGCCCTCCACCTGACAAAACACTACGTCTTCAACCCAAAATAATATTTGCTCTGAACAAGGGAATAGCTCTACTGCTTATACGTTTCACCCTTTTTGGGATTTCAATTCTTGGTGGTATGTGTTCAAAATTAGAAGAAACCCTAGAAAAGAGAACCGAGGAAAAAACTGTTGAAGAAGGCCGCCAACAACCTCAACACAAGTAA